A section of the Triticum dicoccoides isolate Atlit2015 ecotype Zavitan chromosome 7A, WEW_v2.0, whole genome shotgun sequence genome encodes:
- the LOC119329003 gene encoding transmembrane 9 superfamily member 12-like, translating into MAGALHSSRCPALLLLAVLLLTLSPGNAFYLPGSYMHTYSQGEDIWAKVNSLTSIETEMPFSYYSLPYCRPPGGIKKSAENLGELLMGDQIDNSPYRFRVNVNESLFLCTTKGLNENDAKLLKQRARDLYQVNMMLDNLPVMRFAEQNGITVQWTGFPVGYTPAGSADDYIINHLKFKVLVHEYEGTNVEIIGTGEEGSAVISETDKKGMSGYQIVGFEVVPCSVKRDPEDFSKLNMHDTIEPVSCPVELRMSQVIRQQERITFTYDVEFVKSDIRWPSRWDAYLKMEAGAKVHWFSIMNSLMVILFLAGIVFIIFLRTVRRDLTTYEELDKEAQAQMNEELSGWKLVVGDVFREPTCPKLLCIMIGDGVQILGMSIVTIVFSTLGFMSPASRGMLLTGMIILYLFLGIVAGYVSVRLWRTIKGASEGWRSLSWLTACFFPGVMFTVLTILNFVLWGSKSTGALPISLFFTLLALWFCISVPLTLVGGFLGTRAEQIEFPVRTNQIPREIPARKYPSWLLVLGAGTLPFGTLFIELFFILSSIWLGRFYYVFGFLLIVLLMLVVVCAEVSVVLTYMNLCVEDWRWWWKAFFASGSVALYVFLYSINYLVFDLRSLSGPVSAMLYIGYSFLMAFAIMLATGTIGFLTSISFVHYLFASVKID; encoded by the coding sequence ATGGCTGGGGCGCTGCATAGTTCTCGTTGTCCGGCTCTGTTATTGTTGGCTGTGCTGTTGCTGACTTTGTCTCCAGGCAATGCATTCTACTTGCCTGGCAGCTACATGCACACATACTCCCAAGGTGAGGATATATGGGCAAAGGTTAATTCACTCACGTCCATTGAGACTGAGATGCCGTTCAGCTACTACAGTCTGCCATACTGCCGTCCACCTGGCGGCATCAAGAAGAGCGCCGAGAACCTGGGTGAGCTTCTCATGGGTGACCAGATCGACAACTCACCCTACCGGTTCCGTGTGAATGTCAACGAGTCCCTCTTCCTCTGCACCACGAAAGGGCTTAATGAGAATGATGCAAAGCTTCTCAAGCAGCGGGCCCGTGATCTTTATCAGGTGAACATGATGCTGGACAATCTGCCTGTCATGCGTTTTGCTGAGCAGAATGGTATCACAGTACAGTGGACTGGTTTTCCTGTTGGTTACACTCCCGCTGGTAGTGCTGATGATTATATCATCAACCATTTAAAGTTTAAGGTCTTGGTCCATGAGTACGAAGGAACAAATGTAGAAATAATCGGtactggagaagaaggatctgcTGTCATATCAGAGACGGACAAGAAGGGGATGTCTGGGTATCAGATTGTTGGTTTTGAGGTCGTGCCTTGCAGTGTGAAGCGTGACCCCGAGGATTTCTCTAAGCTTAACATGCATGACACCATTGAACCTGTGAGCTGCCCGGTGGAGCTTCGAATGTCCCAAGTGATCAGGCAACAGGAGAGGATCACGTTTACCTATGATGTTGAGTTTGTGAAGAGTGACATCAGGTGGCCATCTAGGTGGGATGCTTATCTGAAGATGGAGGCTGGTGCCAAGGTCCACTGGTTCTCTATAATGAACTCCCTCATGGTCATCTTGTTCTTGGCAGGAATCGTCTTTATTATATTCCTGAGAACTGTCAGGAGGGATCTCACCACATATGAAGAGCTCGACAAGGAAGCGCAAGCACAGATGAATGAGGAGCTATCTGGGTGGAAGCTTGTTGTTGGAGATGTGTTCAGAGAGCCAACTTGCCCCAAGCTATTATGCATCATGATTGGTGATGGAGTTCAAATTCTGGGCATGTCAATTGTAACAATTGTTTTTTCCACACTTGGGTTCATGTCTCCAGCTTCAAGAGGAATGCTTCTTACTGGAATGATTATTCTCTATCTTTTCCTTGGTATTGTAGCTGGGTATGTCAGTGTTCGGCTATGGAGGACTATTAAGGGAGCGTCTGAAGGATGGAGATCACTGTCATGGTTGACTGCCTGCTTTTTCCCTGGTGTCATGTTTACGGTCCTTACCATCTTAAACTTTGTGCTGTGGGGAAGCAAAAGCACTGGAGCTTTACCTATATCATTATTTTTCACCCTTCTGGCTCTGTGGTTCTGTATCTCTGTGCCGTTAACGCTTGTTGGTGGCTTCCTTGGTACAAGAGCAGAGCAAATTGAATTCCCTGTTCGCACCAACCAGATTCCTAGAGAGATCCCTGCACGGAAATATCCATCATGGCTTCTGGTCCTTGGAGCAGGCACACTGCCATTTGGAACCCTGTTTATTGAGCTGTTCTTCATTCTGTCGAGCATCTGGCTTGGAAGGTTCTACTATGTGTTTGGCTTCCTGCTGATTGTCCTGCTGATGCTTGTCGTTGTTTGCGCTGAGGTATCTGTCGTCCTCACATACATGAATCTCTGTGTTGAGgactggaggtggtggtggaagGCCTTCTTTGCATCGGGCTCTGTTGCTCTCTACGTGTTCCTCTACTCCATCAACTACTTGGTCTTTGATCTCAGAAGCCTGAGCGGTCCTGTCTCTGCAATGCTCTACATCGGCTACTCATTCCTCATGGCGTTCGCGATCATGCTCGCCACTGGAACCATTGGCTTCTTGACGTCAATATCCTTTGTGCACTACCTCTTCGCGTCCGTGAAGATCGATTGA
- the LOC119329004 gene encoding protein RAFTIN 1A yields the protein MACFLVALLATTLVAVQAGGQLGHAAPATAEVFWRAVLPHSPLPDAVLRLLKQPAAGVELLTEATSFVRDAEDRPPFDYRDYSRSPPDDEPSKSAGAASGARDFDYDDYSGGDKLRGAASGARDFDYDDYSGADKLRGATDEYKAPSSSLAGNGASMARGGKAETTTVFFHEEAVRVGKRLPFRFPPATPAALGFLPRQVADSVPFTTAALPGVLATFGVASDSATVASMEATLRACESPTIAGESKFCATSLEALVERAMEVLGTRDIRPVTSTLPRAGAPLQTYTVRSVRPVEGGPVFVACHDEAYPYTVYRCHTTGPSRAYMVDMEGARGGDAVTIATVCHTDTSLWNPEHVSFKLLGTKPGGTPVCHLMPYGHIIWAKNVNRSPA from the exons ATGGCGTGCTTCCTCGTCGCCCTCCTCGCCACCACCCTGGTCGCG GTTCAGGCTGGAGGGCAGCTGGGCCACGCGGCGCCGGCGACGGCGGAGGTGTTCTGGCGCGCCGTGCTGCCACACTCGCCATTGCCCGACGCCGTTCTCCGCCTTCTCAAACAACCCGCAGCAG GTGTTGAACTGCTCACAGAAGCCACCAGCTTCGTGAGGGATGCCGAGGACAGGCCCCCCTTCGACTACCGTGATTACAGCCGCTCGCCGCCCGATGATGAACCGAGCAAGAGCGCCGGCGCCGCCTCCGGGGCGCGGGACTTCGACTACGACGACTACAGCGGGGGCGACAAGCTCCGTGGCGCCGCCTCCGGGGCGCGGGACTTCGACTACGACGACTACAGCGGGGCCGACAAGCTCCGTGGCGCCACCGATGAATACAAGGCGCCGAGCAGCAGCCTCGCTGGAAACGGGGCGTCCATGGCTAGGGGCGGCAAGGCGGAGACGACGACGGTGTTCTTTCACGAGGAGGCGGTGCGCGTCGGCAAGAGGCTCCCATTCCGCTTCCCGCCGGCGACTCCCGCCGCGCTCGGTTTCCTGCCGCGCCAGGTCGCCGACTCCGTCCCGTTCACGACGGCCGCGCTGCCTGGCGTCCTCGCGACGTTCGGCGTCGCGTCCGACTCCGCCACGGTGGCCAGCATGGAGGCGACGCTGCGCGCCTGCGAGTCGCCGACCATCGCCGGGGAGTCCAAGTTCTGCGCGACCTCGCTGGAGGCCCTGGTGGAGCGCGCCATGGAAGTGCTGGGGACCCGCGACATCAGGCCGGTGACGTCGACGCTGCCCCGCGCCGGCGCCCCGCTGCAGACGTACACCGTCCGCTCCGTGCGGCCGGTGGAGGGGGGGCCTGTCTTCGTGGCGTGCCACGACGAGGCCTACCCGTACACCGTGTACCGGTGCCACACCACTGGCCCGTCCAGGGCGTACATGGTGGACATGGAGGGCGCGCGCGGCGGCGACGCGGTGACCATCGCCACCGTGTGCCACACCGACACGTCCCTGTGGAACCCGGAGCACGTCTCCTTCAAGCTCCTCGGCACCAAGCCCGGCGGCACGCCGGTCTGCCACCTCATGCCGTACGGGCACATAATCTGGGCCAAGAACGTGAATCGCTCGCCGGCGTGA